In Edaphobacter dinghuensis, a genomic segment contains:
- a CDS encoding VTT domain-containing protein, whose amino-acid sequence MPIAIVFFVHYAYLILFFWVLAEQLGIPIPSIPVLLTAGTLSATHKIHHSYALAVVLVACILADTLWFALGRRYGKNVLQLLCRLSFEASTCVSKTEGYFSKRGPVTLLISKFIPGLSTVAAPIAGQTGMPYGRFFIWDLAGSILWAEAFLLSGRFFGDLAKRSARFFQLLGHFAFIIFIVMVFGFFAYRLLKQRRFLQQVRSMRLEPAELKAMIDNAHKQGNIPPFIVDLRHPLDYLPDPRVLPGALRIGPNEIRQHSEIIPRDRDVILYCTCPSEETSAKLAMQLHKMGIYRVRPLRGGFDGWKEAGYPLEDYIEDTPQVQPLLTQITPSTPQPEVH is encoded by the coding sequence TCGCGATTGTATTTTTCGTCCATTACGCCTACCTGATCCTGTTCTTCTGGGTTCTGGCAGAGCAGCTCGGCATACCCATTCCCAGCATTCCGGTGCTTCTCACAGCAGGAACACTCAGCGCTACCCATAAGATTCATCACAGCTATGCCTTGGCGGTTGTGTTGGTGGCGTGCATCCTGGCCGATACATTATGGTTTGCCCTGGGGCGACGTTATGGCAAAAATGTTCTCCAGCTCCTTTGCCGATTGTCGTTTGAGGCTTCCACCTGCGTAAGCAAGACCGAGGGATACTTCTCCAAGCGCGGCCCGGTCACGCTGCTGATTTCGAAGTTCATTCCGGGCTTGAGTACGGTTGCCGCGCCGATTGCGGGACAGACAGGAATGCCGTATGGTCGCTTTTTTATATGGGATCTCGCCGGATCGATCTTGTGGGCGGAGGCCTTTCTGCTCAGCGGGCGTTTCTTCGGCGACCTGGCAAAGCGCAGTGCACGGTTCTTCCAGCTATTGGGTCACTTTGCATTCATCATCTTTATCGTCATGGTGTTCGGCTTCTTTGCCTATCGCCTACTCAAGCAGCGCAGATTTCTGCAGCAGGTTCGCAGCATGCGGCTTGAGCCGGCCGAGTTGAAGGCTATGATCGACAACGCGCATAAGCAGGGTAATATCCCACCCTTTATCGTCGATCTGCGCCATCCTCTCGACTACCTGCCTGATCCGCGGGTGCTGCCGGGCGCGCTGCGCATTGGGCCGAATGAGATCCGGCAGCATAGCGAGATCATTCCGCGCGACCGCGATGTAATCCTCTACTGCACCTGCCCTAGCGAAGAGACCAGCGCCAAGTTGGCGATGCAGCTTCACAAGATGGGCATCTACCGTGTACGGCCGTTGCGCGGCGGCTTCGACGGATGGAAGGAGGCGGGGTACCCTCTTGAGGACTACATCGAAGACACCCCGCAAGTGCAGCCGCTGTTGACGCAGATCACACCATCAACTCCCCAGCCGGAAGTTCACTGA
- a CDS encoding energy transducer TonB, with translation MFEGSLVVSQVRHASSPERWTALVSISFQFALAALIIALPLLHPERLAFVAATPHILMPPPPRPPVPIRPVQAAAASDALASTTTQALQTRSMLPRLFPLTDDAPPITAMPSGSGMTDETSLNISIGNTAHAPHVTVAATQTSKAPVRISSGVSAGMLITPIRPVYSEIARAAHVEGTVVVEATISRTGMIESLHVVSGPAMLQPAAIDAIRTARYQPYRLNGIPTEVQTTISVNFRLGS, from the coding sequence ATGTTCGAGGGCAGTCTGGTCGTATCGCAAGTTCGTCACGCTTCTTCACCAGAGCGATGGACGGCTCTAGTCTCCATAAGCTTCCAATTTGCTTTAGCTGCGCTGATCATCGCGCTGCCTTTATTGCATCCGGAGAGGCTTGCCTTCGTGGCTGCAACGCCACACATCCTTATGCCACCGCCTCCACGACCTCCTGTTCCCATTAGGCCTGTTCAGGCAGCAGCAGCCTCCGATGCTCTGGCTTCGACTACAACACAAGCTCTCCAGACACGGTCGATGCTCCCCAGACTCTTTCCATTAACAGACGATGCGCCTCCTATCACCGCCATGCCATCAGGCAGCGGCATGACAGATGAAACATCGCTCAACATCTCCATTGGAAACACGGCCCATGCGCCACACGTAACAGTCGCTGCAACGCAAACATCGAAGGCCCCGGTGCGCATATCTTCCGGCGTCTCGGCCGGAATGCTTATCACTCCAATTCGTCCTGTCTATTCTGAGATCGCCAGAGCAGCGCATGTAGAAGGAACGGTCGTTGTGGAAGCCACTATCTCCCGCACTGGAATGATTGAGAGTCTCCATGTGGTTAGCGGCCCTGCCATGTTGCAGCCTGCCGCCATCGATGCCATCCGCACAGCGCGCTATCAACCTTACCGTCTCAACGGCATCCCTACTGAAGTACAGACAACGATATCAGTGAACTTCCGGCTGGGGAGTTGA